A region of Fibrobacter succinogenes subsp. succinogenes S85 DNA encodes the following proteins:
- the argJ gene encoding bifunctional glutamate N-acetyltransferase/amino-acid acetyltransferase ArgJ — MYTVLEKGGVCSPKGFTASGICAGIKASGNADMALLKSEKAARCFAVFTTNKVKAAPVLYDKAALEHAHFASAVIVNSGNANACTGEKGYADAERMAVLTEEALKLTPKSVLVCSTGVIGHLMPMDKIEAGIPKLVEKLHEDASEEFGRAILTTDLALKSHAVEIKTEKGVVTIGGACKGSGMIHPNMATMLAFITTDLALPIDFFAEFRANIADSFNAITVDGDTSTNDTCIMLANGMSGIKYEDLSLSEQGEFRAALTLVMQSLAKDIVRDGEGATKLIELRIEKAESHEEALRMARFIGTSNLAKCAMFGEDPNWGRILSSAGSSGCNMVAEHTDLYFGEVKVLEGGRPVQLDEKQTAALHAVVRQREYKVTLVLNIGQASASAFTCDLSYGYVKINAEYTT, encoded by the coding sequence ATGTACACTGTGTTGGAAAAAGGCGGCGTTTGCTCCCCCAAGGGCTTTACCGCATCTGGAATTTGCGCCGGAATCAAGGCCAGCGGCAATGCCGATATGGCTCTTCTCAAGAGCGAAAAGGCTGCCCGCTGCTTCGCTGTTTTTACCACCAATAAGGTGAAGGCTGCCCCGGTCCTTTATGACAAGGCCGCTTTGGAACATGCCCACTTTGCATCTGCTGTGATCGTGAACAGCGGTAACGCTAACGCTTGCACAGGCGAAAAGGGCTATGCCGATGCTGAACGCATGGCTGTGCTTACCGAAGAAGCTCTCAAGCTCACGCCGAAGAGCGTGCTTGTTTGCAGCACGGGCGTGATTGGCCACTTGATGCCGATGGACAAGATCGAAGCCGGTATCCCGAAGCTCGTGGAAAAGCTCCATGAAGATGCTTCCGAAGAATTCGGCCGTGCTATCCTCACGACGGACCTTGCTCTCAAGAGCCACGCTGTGGAAATCAAGACAGAAAAGGGTGTGGTGACTATCGGTGGCGCCTGCAAGGGTTCTGGCATGATCCACCCGAACATGGCTACGATGCTTGCTTTCATCACGACTGACCTTGCTTTGCCGATTGACTTCTTTGCTGAATTCCGCGCCAACATTGCAGACTCCTTCAACGCTATTACGGTTGATGGTGACACCAGTACGAACGACACTTGCATCATGCTTGCTAACGGCATGAGCGGCATCAAGTACGAAGACCTCTCCCTCAGCGAACAGGGCGAATTCCGCGCAGCTTTGACGCTCGTGATGCAGAGCCTCGCCAAGGACATTGTCCGCGATGGTGAAGGTGCAACGAAGCTCATCGAACTCCGCATTGAAAAGGCTGAAAGCCACGAAGAAGCACTCCGCATGGCTCGATTCATCGGAACCTCGAACCTCGCCAAGTGCGCTATGTTCGGTGAAGACCCGAACTGGGGCCGTATCCTCAGCAGTGCTGGTTCTAGCGGCTGCAACATGGTTGCCGAACACACGGACCTCTACTTTGGTGAAGTTAAGGTTCTCGAAGGTGGCCGTCCGGTACAGCTGGATGAAAAGCAGACGGCTGCACTGCATGCCGTGGTTCGTCAGCGTGAATACAAAGTAACGCTCGTGTTGAACATTGGTCAGGCTTCTGCAAGCGCATTCACTTGCGACTTGAGCTATGGCTATGTGAAAATCAACGCAGAGTATACAACTTAG
- the greA gene encoding transcription elongation factor GreA gives MEKIMFTQEAYDKLVKDLENLKNVERPRVLQELVDARAQGDLSENAEYHAAKERLASIDNIEMPKLQDQLARAQVIAFDANSDTIKFGATITAKNLKTKREIVYQLVSPEEADALNGKISFKSPIGAALMGKKRGDTVEVVTPKGKNQFEIIDFK, from the coding sequence ATGGAAAAGATCATGTTTACACAAGAGGCTTACGACAAGCTCGTTAAGGACCTTGAAAATTTAAAAAATGTTGAACGTCCCCGCGTACTTCAAGAATTAGTTGATGCCCGTGCACAAGGCGATTTGAGTGAAAACGCTGAATACCATGCTGCCAAGGAGCGCCTTGCCTCTATTGACAACATCGAAATGCCGAAGCTCCAGGACCAGCTCGCCCGCGCCCAGGTGATTGCATTTGATGCGAACTCCGACACCATCAAGTTCGGCGCCACCATCACGGCCAAGAACCTGAAGACCAAGCGCGAAATCGTCTACCAGCTCGTCTCTCCCGAAGAAGCCGACGCCCTCAACGGCAAGATCAGCTTCAAGAGCCCGATTGGCGCAGCTCTCATGGGCAAGAAGCGCGGCGATACGGTCGAAGTCGTAACGCCCAAGGGCAAGAACCAGTTCGAAATCATCGATTTCAAGTAA
- the holA gene encoding DNA polymerase III subunit delta produces the protein MFVTLIGKDQFSKDKRIEKFLSETLGDRISDPMAKQVLYATDTNIASISDVIIEACDSVSMFSPEQVIVVRKAEALKTDDMKALAKWLPHAASGKLLFDFETLLASSELYKALAKVGKVEKFDVPKQYEMAEWISAVVPTHFNKAIEPTASQYLAEALGNDTKLVSEEVEKIILYAPDCKKITLDLVKTMVVSQRDIPTYEIEGFFGMQNAKAYVQKLNELLNSGVDAIRISNTLYNYALSLLNYGSLTAKGVSPEEAAKKIGKNYYMFVKKGQAAECCRRWRKPLLVRVLRRLADLNYEIKSGKCPTRMSQELALAALVVR, from the coding sequence ATGTTCGTAACGCTCATCGGCAAAGACCAGTTCAGCAAGGACAAGCGGATTGAAAAATTCCTGTCCGAGACTCTTGGCGACCGGATTTCAGATCCGATGGCTAAGCAGGTGCTATACGCCACCGACACAAACATCGCTTCCATCTCCGATGTCATCATCGAAGCGTGCGATTCCGTGTCGATGTTCTCGCCTGAACAGGTCATCGTCGTACGCAAGGCCGAAGCTCTCAAGACCGACGACATGAAGGCTCTTGCCAAGTGGCTCCCCCACGCAGCAAGCGGCAAGTTGCTCTTCGATTTTGAAACACTTCTCGCCTCCAGCGAGCTCTACAAAGCTCTCGCAAAGGTTGGCAAGGTCGAAAAGTTCGACGTTCCGAAACAATACGAAATGGCCGAATGGATTTCAGCCGTCGTCCCGACGCACTTCAACAAAGCGATTGAGCCTACGGCATCGCAGTACCTCGCCGAAGCGCTCGGCAACGACACCAAGCTCGTGAGCGAAGAAGTCGAGAAAATCATCCTCTACGCTCCGGACTGCAAAAAGATTACGCTCGACCTCGTGAAAACGATGGTCGTCTCCCAGCGCGATATCCCGACCTACGAGATTGAAGGATTCTTTGGCATGCAGAATGCCAAGGCATACGTCCAGAAGCTAAACGAGCTCTTGAACAGCGGCGTCGACGCCATCCGCATTTCGAACACGCTGTACAACTACGCGCTCTCGCTTTTGAACTACGGCTCGCTTACCGCAAAGGGCGTCTCGCCCGAAGAAGCCGCTAAAAAAATCGGCAAGAACTACTACATGTTCGTGAAAAAAGGCCAAGCCGCCGAATGCTGCCGCCGTTGGCGTAAGCCGCTCCTCGTGCGTGTGTTGCGCCGCCTCGCCGACCTCAATTACGAAATCAAGAGTGGCAAGTGCCCGACCCGCATGAGCCAGGAACTCGCCCTCGCCGCGCTCGTCGTGCGATAA
- the pilQ gene encoding type IV pilus secretin PilQ: MKKLTKILTILIMVASFATAWAAPAEGSVAPNKKLYDFNFVNMDYEAIFRSVSVIAGVDILIAPDVKGKISLRVTKKTWQETLDIICNMNDLTWVIQDKYISIQRLSTYQAKQKKLADEENQAEQNAPLVRKNFQVHHAKADELVKVLESMKSNRGKISVVERTNSIIVYDTESKIEQMGNALVELDVETLQIMITAKLVVVNSELARELGVDWTAALGSSTLTPGTAAAATGATAGSSRISGVIQSFPNGTSPAVGKANTAITASLLDNNLQIAISNLMGDASTEVLASPQVSTLDNTEAQVFMGDKVSIRVIDDSGESSTKMVETGIKLTVTPHVSGDNRILLDLHPENNSYGYDEKGEVVISTQEAKTKVVVADGETVVIGGLTRNENTESESGIPFLKDIPLLGNLFKYSRKSITKKDLVIFVTPRIIRNYIGNVDISEKSEEINGAAPELKPVDDKIMTSPVVTGETPDAPVPENSHDDWNQ; encoded by the coding sequence GTGAAAAAGCTGACTAAAATTCTGACGATTCTTATCATGGTGGCAAGCTTTGCTACCGCGTGGGCTGCACCTGCCGAAGGCTCGGTTGCTCCGAATAAGAAGCTATATGACTTTAACTTCGTCAATATGGACTACGAAGCCATTTTCCGCTCTGTGTCGGTGATTGCAGGCGTGGACATTTTGATTGCTCCTGATGTCAAGGGCAAGATCAGCTTGCGTGTGACCAAGAAGACATGGCAAGAAACTTTGGATATTATTTGTAACATGAATGACCTCACGTGGGTAATTCAGGACAAGTACATTTCCATCCAGCGCTTGAGCACTTACCAGGCCAAGCAGAAAAAGCTTGCCGATGAAGAAAATCAGGCTGAACAGAATGCTCCTCTTGTTCGTAAGAACTTCCAGGTACATCATGCCAAGGCTGATGAACTCGTCAAGGTGCTCGAAAGCATGAAGTCAAACCGCGGCAAGATTTCTGTCGTGGAACGCACGAACTCCATCATTGTTTACGATACAGAAAGCAAGATTGAGCAGATGGGCAATGCGCTTGTCGAACTTGACGTTGAAACGCTCCAGATTATGATTACGGCAAAGCTCGTGGTCGTGAACAGCGAACTCGCTCGTGAACTCGGTGTGGACTGGACTGCTGCTTTGGGTTCTTCTACGCTTACGCCGGGTACTGCTGCCGCAGCAACGGGTGCAACGGCTGGCTCTAGCCGAATCAGCGGCGTCATTCAGTCCTTCCCGAACGGAACGTCTCCGGCAGTGGGCAAGGCTAATACCGCCATTACGGCAAGCCTCCTCGACAACAACCTCCAGATTGCCATTTCGAACTTGATGGGTGACGCTTCTACGGAAGTGCTTGCTTCTCCGCAGGTTTCTACGCTTGACAATACCGAAGCTCAGGTGTTCATGGGTGACAAGGTCTCCATCCGCGTGATTGACGATAGCGGTGAATCTTCGACCAAGATGGTGGAAACGGGTATCAAGCTCACGGTGACTCCGCATGTTTCTGGCGACAACCGCATCTTGCTCGACCTCCATCCGGAAAACAACTCTTATGGCTATGACGAAAAGGGCGAAGTCGTGATTTCGACCCAGGAAGCAAAGACCAAGGTGGTTGTGGCTGACGGTGAAACGGTCGTGATTGGTGGTCTTACCCGTAACGAAAATACCGAAAGCGAAAGCGGTATCCCGTTCCTCAAGGACATTCCGCTCTTGGGTAACCTCTTCAAGTATAGCCGCAAGTCCATCACGAAGAAGGACCTTGTGATTTTTGTGACGCCGCGTATTATCCGTAACTACATCGGTAACGTCGATATTTCTGAAAAGTCTGAGGAAATTAATGGCGCAGCTCCGGAACTCAAGCCGGTTGATGACAAGATTATGACATCTCCGGTGGTGACGGGTGAAACTCCGGATGCTCCTGTTCCGGAAAACTCTCACGACGACTGGAATCAGTAA
- a CDS encoding type 4a pilus biogenesis protein PilO, giving the protein MGNLNIDFKDKKNLYCIVTIVVICLALYSVYTYIWDPFQIEYESLESQRVSAQKELDKINSKKHRVAELEMQLVQAEKDFQKLKEMFPEEEKVPLRLQDLYSVLRSSGVQIQKFNPEGRSEREHYIENRYSIAVNSGYHMLGYLFAEIANFNYPTAITNLKLSRYSGIAAEVQKAETHGWTPITMSVNFNLTTYTSKKVGK; this is encoded by the coding sequence ATGGGCAACTTGAATATTGACTTTAAAGACAAGAAGAACCTATACTGTATAGTAACGATTGTTGTTATCTGTTTGGCTTTGTATTCTGTTTATACATATATCTGGGACCCGTTCCAGATTGAATATGAGTCTCTTGAAAGCCAGCGTGTTTCTGCCCAGAAGGAACTTGACAAAATCAATTCCAAGAAACACCGTGTGGCAGAACTCGAGATGCAGCTGGTTCAGGCCGAAAAGGATTTCCAGAAGTTGAAGGAAATGTTCCCGGAAGAAGAAAAGGTGCCGCTGCGCTTGCAGGACCTTTATTCTGTGCTCCGTAGCTCCGGCGTGCAAATCCAGAAGTTCAATCCGGAAGGTCGTTCCGAAAGGGAACACTACATCGAGAACCGTTATTCCATTGCGGTCAATTCCGGTTACCACATGCTCGGTTACCTGTTTGCTGAAATTGCAAACTTCAATTACCCGACTGCAATTACGAACTTGAAACTTTCCCGCTATTCCGGCATCGCCGCTGAAGTGCAGAAAGCTGAAACTCATGGTTGGACCCCGATTACCATGTCGGTGAACTTCAACTTGACCACTTATACATCCAAGAAGGTTGGCAAATAA
- a CDS encoding PilN domain-containing protein → MATKKNKGVNKALAITINLLPGEHRKQQKDLTWLTDRRVVWPTVFLILAIFVALFTYAYTLQELSSKEAELQSVRAAVERERPLLKKISELEKNQSIINTKINALKSIQISKKRWVVLFENISSVLPPNMWLLSVSQVSEFNLEMKGTTFDFSEVAEYMVKLEKQVSVQKVSLVSISTTKVDGDEAYSFTLKVELKKDLGEEG, encoded by the coding sequence ATGGCTACGAAGAAGAATAAAGGCGTCAACAAGGCGCTTGCGATTACGATCAACCTTTTGCCGGGCGAACACCGCAAGCAGCAAAAGGATTTGACTTGGCTTACGGACCGCCGTGTGGTTTGGCCGACAGTCTTTTTGATTCTTGCAATTTTTGTAGCGTTGTTCACTTATGCTTACACGTTGCAGGAACTTTCCAGCAAGGAAGCCGAACTCCAGTCCGTGCGTGCCGCAGTAGAACGCGAACGCCCGTTGCTCAAGAAGATTAGCGAACTCGAAAAGAACCAGTCCATTATCAATACTAAGATCAATGCGCTCAAGTCTATCCAGATTAGCAAGAAGCGCTGGGTGGTGCTGTTCGAGAACATTTCCTCGGTCTTGCCTCCGAACATGTGGCTCTTGAGCGTTTCGCAAGTAAGCGAATTCAACCTTGAAATGAAGGGGACTACGTTTGACTTTTCCGAAGTGGCGGAGTACATGGTCAAGCTTGAAAAGCAGGTCAGCGTACAGAAAGTCTCGCTAGTGTCCATCTCTACGACGAAGGTTGATGGCGATGAGGCCTATAGCTTTACACTCAAGGTCGAACTCAAGAAAGACCTTGGAGAGGAGGGGTGA
- the pilM gene encoding pilus assembly protein PilM has protein sequence MALGLIARIRGERETVGIDVGHYSIKYVKVYHDANGKRIVREVDLEPVPAGSIINGLIQRRDTDDLSTEKGAKKEKDGFDKLGEAFSKLLLRHPIDENVDVVASVNCGAGEGGVLVDRLSIKVPKNGNEAAIIVQTAQSRPPFDDQDNVLDYEVVSREGDEVKVNVVAAKSSMLDSWAQFFTRKGVRLSALDVDIFGLLNSFVMTASDEERKKTTAIFNIGDNKMSVGFIQDGAFHSVRSMNGGSLNVIINKLSSSLDISAEKCHEMFEKNDLKVIDNVAISVLEDAMKVAFEELMSQITFGIRYHSSAEDSRPLERILIGGGGAAVPGLLEYIAEKTGIETATVNPFRSVECDSSVVDKDGMSIALSNIYAPALGLAMRKF, from the coding sequence TTGGCTTTAGGATTGATTGCTAGAATTCGTGGAGAGCGCGAAACTGTTGGCATAGATGTTGGCCACTACAGCATCAAGTACGTTAAGGTCTATCATGATGCTAACGGTAAGAGAATTGTGCGTGAAGTGGATTTGGAACCTGTACCTGCAGGCTCCATCATCAATGGTCTTATCCAGAGACGTGATACCGACGATTTATCTACCGAAAAAGGTGCGAAGAAGGAGAAGGACGGCTTCGACAAGTTGGGCGAGGCATTCTCGAAGCTTTTGCTTCGTCACCCGATTGATGAAAATGTGGATGTCGTGGCATCGGTAAACTGTGGTGCTGGCGAAGGTGGTGTCCTTGTGGACCGCCTCTCGATCAAGGTTCCGAAAAACGGAAACGAAGCCGCAATTATTGTTCAGACTGCTCAGTCCCGTCCGCCGTTTGATGACCAGGACAACGTTCTGGACTACGAGGTTGTTTCTCGTGAAGGGGACGAGGTCAAGGTTAACGTGGTCGCTGCAAAGAGCTCCATGCTTGATTCCTGGGCGCAGTTCTTTACCCGCAAGGGCGTTAGACTTTCAGCGCTGGATGTCGATATCTTTGGTCTCCTGAATTCCTTTGTCATGACTGCATCAGATGAAGAACGCAAGAAGACAACCGCCATCTTTAATATTGGTGACAACAAGATGAGCGTCGGCTTTATCCAGGACGGCGCCTTCCACTCTGTGCGATCCATGAATGGCGGTTCGCTGAATGTCATTATTAATAAGTTGTCTTCAAGCCTTGATATTTCTGCCGAAAAATGTCATGAGATGTTCGAAAAGAACGACTTGAAGGTGATTGACAATGTGGCTATTTCCGTTCTTGAAGACGCTATGAAGGTTGCTTTCGAAGAACTGATGTCCCAGATTACATTTGGTATCCGCTATCATTCTTCTGCGGAAGATTCCCGACCGCTTGAAAGAATTTTGATAGGTGGCGGTGGTGCCGCAGTTCCGGGCCTTTTGGAATATATCGCCGAAAAGACTGGAATTGAAACTGCTACGGTGAACCCGTTCCGCTCTGTGGAATGCGACTCAAGCGTGGTCGATAAGGATGGCATGTCTATCGCCCTCTCTAACATTTACGCCCCGGCTTTGGGACTTGCAATGAGGAAGTTCTAA
- a CDS encoding PilZ domain-containing protein, translating to MISWFQEVGRDILDVWMFFTDHPSLQILVIVLIFLAVVLIEVQLMYKRRETDVMFGTDAFNEKIKAFDFTPKEVETLGDLVRSSKFENMDAVLNSSGLFEAAVSEYYRIRNVFSVRDETLEAIAGLRRKMDFTGSNPLSMVCSTRQFNIGDKVDLEFENGQSFKRIPIYERTEKVWSVKIDGSPSLAKALVGSHALVRWTRMNDAVYSIHLNVLAATPDKVVFTHSASLDKEQLRKWVRQVVDFPVTATFPNGDTHSGVLYDLSAGGILLGLADDVKPDQQFSISFELPTFGVQNVDVKVLNNLGHRNPNFPLYNSISAVFTGAYAWTQERVLQYIFESTRKAKSKKTELNGVNSETT from the coding sequence ATGATTAGTTGGTTTCAAGAAGTTGGTCGCGATATCCTAGATGTATGGATGTTCTTTACGGATCATCCATCACTTCAGATTTTGGTTATTGTGCTGATATTCTTGGCTGTCGTTCTGATAGAAGTGCAGCTCATGTACAAACGTCGCGAAACAGACGTGATGTTTGGTACAGATGCCTTCAACGAGAAAATCAAGGCGTTTGATTTTACGCCCAAGGAAGTAGAAACTCTAGGTGATTTGGTGCGTTCGTCCAAGTTCGAAAACATGGACGCCGTGCTGAATTCCTCGGGACTTTTTGAAGCTGCGGTCTCGGAATATTATCGCATCCGCAATGTATTCTCTGTCCGCGATGAGACGCTTGAAGCGATTGCGGGCTTGAGACGCAAGATGGACTTTACTGGCTCGAATCCCTTGTCCATGGTCTGCTCGACTAGGCAGTTCAATATAGGGGATAAGGTGGACTTGGAATTCGAAAACGGCCAGTCGTTTAAGCGAATCCCGATTTATGAACGTACAGAAAAGGTGTGGAGTGTAAAGATAGATGGCTCGCCTTCGCTAGCCAAGGCTCTTGTCGGATCTCATGCGCTTGTTCGTTGGACTCGCATGAACGATGCTGTTTATTCAATCCATTTGAATGTACTTGCCGCCACTCCAGATAAAGTAGTATTCACCCACAGCGCCAGTCTTGATAAGGAGCAGTTGCGTAAGTGGGTCCGTCAGGTCGTTGATTTCCCCGTGACGGCGACGTTCCCGAACGGTGATACGCACTCGGGCGTCCTTTATGACCTTTCTGCTGGTGGTATTTTGCTTGGTCTTGCTGACGATGTGAAGCCGGACCAGCAGTTCTCCATTTCTTTTGAACTTCCGACGTTTGGTGTGCAGAATGTGGATGTCAAGGTTTTGAATAATCTGGGACACCGAAACCCGAACTTCCCGTTGTACAATTCCATTTCAGCCGTATTTACGGGGGCGTATGCGTGGACTCAGGAACGTGTCCTCCAGTACATTTTTGAGTCAACCCGTAAAGCTAAGTCGAAAAAAACGGAGTTAAATGGCGTAAATAGCGAAACAACTTAG
- a CDS encoding dihydroorotase produces MKMRKPCKGRLVNVVLKNAKFWNGKSFELQNEVRLNACETSETVEFDCNGALVMPALFGLGLDFMEPLRDDVYTFADGFDAMRKGGFYGGLYESAANPIDDADKYTAMVNRFKSEERGEDAFDIKFLGAYSKGFGTDSLAEMVELAEAGVAGFGDGNGVIPHSRFLRLAMEYGKMTGKRFFFQPMDKTLRHSGCVHEGAYSDMLGMKGIPRIAETIAAYTVLETARFLQVPVHFKQVTCGETLELVRNARKNGIDVTCDVNLYHLLLDDSCLETLDSAYHILPPIRSAADREALWQGIVDGTVNAISVNHTPVLRQDTVVNFEDSVPGALSLEVALPAIWNKLVASVGEARAIELLSTAPARLAGAESAGESVVVLAPEKTHKVLESDFAGHVCNSPLTGKVLPSSILATYINGVFTQL; encoded by the coding sequence ATGAAAATGCGTAAACCTTGTAAAGGTCGTCTTGTGAATGTCGTTCTGAAAAATGCAAAGTTCTGGAACGGCAAGTCTTTTGAACTTCAGAACGAAGTTCGCCTGAACGCTTGCGAAACGTCCGAAACGGTTGAATTTGACTGCAACGGCGCGCTTGTGATGCCGGCCCTTTTTGGCCTTGGCCTTGACTTTATGGAACCGCTCCGTGACGATGTCTATACGTTTGCCGATGGCTTTGATGCCATGCGCAAGGGCGGTTTCTATGGTGGCCTTTACGAAAGTGCCGCAAACCCGATTGACGATGCCGACAAGTACACTGCGATGGTGAACCGCTTCAAGTCCGAAGAACGCGGCGAAGATGCTTTCGATATCAAGTTCCTCGGCGCTTACAGCAAGGGCTTTGGTACGGATAGCTTGGCCGAAATGGTCGAACTTGCCGAAGCCGGTGTCGCTGGTTTTGGCGACGGTAACGGCGTAATCCCGCACTCCCGTTTCCTCCGCTTGGCTATGGAATACGGCAAGATGACGGGCAAGCGCTTCTTCTTCCAGCCGATGGACAAGACGCTCCGCCACAGCGGTTGCGTTCACGAAGGCGCTTACTCCGACATGCTTGGCATGAAGGGCATTCCGCGCATTGCCGAGACGATTGCCGCCTACACGGTTCTTGAAACGGCTCGCTTCCTCCAGGTGCCAGTTCACTTCAAACAGGTCACTTGCGGTGAAACTCTTGAACTTGTCCGCAACGCCCGCAAGAACGGTATCGATGTCACTTGCGATGTGAACTTGTACCACTTGCTCTTGGACGATTCCTGCCTCGAAACGCTTGACTCCGCATACCACATCCTCCCGCCGATCCGCTCGGCTGCAGACCGCGAAGCCTTGTGGCAGGGCATTGTCGATGGAACGGTCAATGCGATTAGCGTGAACCACACGCCGGTGCTCCGTCAGGATACGGTCGTGAACTTCGAAGATTCTGTGCCGGGCGCACTTTCCTTGGAAGTCGCACTCCCTGCTATTTGGAACAAACTTGTGGCAAGTGTTGGCGAAGCTCGTGCTATCGAACTCCTTTCGACTGCTCCTGCTCGTTTGGCTGGTGCCGAATCCGCTGGCGAAAGCGTGGTGGTGCTTGCTCCGGAAAAGACGCACAAGGTTCTCGAAAGCGACTTTGCAGGCCATGTCTGCAATTCTCCGCTCACGGGGAAGGTTCTTCCGTCGTCGATTCTTGCAACCTACATCAACGGTGTCTTTACCCAGTTGTAG
- a CDS encoding aspartate carbamoyltransferase catalytic subunit, with protein sequence MSALEIKHLFGLRGVSKHDIRLILDHAKQFREILERPVKKVPSLRGMTVVNLFFENSTRTRTSFELAEKRLSADTVNFASSNSSVKKGETLVDTLRNIEAMKIDIVVVRHKGTGVPKFLADNSNAIIVNAGDGAHEHPTQALLDMLTIEEKLGTLEGKNVTIIGDIRHSRVARSNLWGMSTMGAHVTLCGPSTLVPRNTDLMNHVTWEPDVKKAVANADAIIALRLQKERMDDALLPSMREYRNTFGITEELLECAKDKVIIMHPGPINRGVELDSDIADGEHSVILDQVTNGVAVRMAVLFLLAGGRNNENA encoded by the coding sequence GTGAGCGCTTTGGAAATTAAACACCTGTTTGGACTTCGTGGAGTGTCCAAGCATGATATCCGTCTGATTCTGGACCATGCAAAACAGTTCCGCGAAATTCTCGAACGTCCGGTCAAGAAAGTGCCGAGCCTCCGGGGCATGACGGTCGTGAACTTGTTCTTTGAGAACAGCACCCGTACGCGCACCAGCTTTGAACTTGCCGAAAAGCGCCTCTCCGCCGATACGGTGAACTTCGCAAGCTCGAATTCCAGCGTCAAGAAGGGCGAAACGCTCGTCGATACGCTTAGGAACATCGAAGCCATGAAGATTGACATCGTGGTCGTCCGTCACAAGGGGACGGGCGTGCCGAAGTTCCTTGCGGACAACAGCAATGCCATTATCGTGAATGCTGGCGACGGTGCGCACGAACACCCGACGCAGGCTCTCCTCGACATGCTGACGATCGAAGAAAAGCTAGGAACGCTCGAAGGCAAGAACGTCACGATCATTGGCGATATTCGCCACAGCCGCGTGGCCCGCAGTAACCTCTGGGGCATGTCCACGATGGGCGCTCATGTGACGCTCTGCGGACCTTCGACGCTTGTACCGCGCAATACGGACCTCATGAACCACGTGACGTGGGAACCGGACGTGAAGAAGGCTGTTGCAAACGCCGATGCCATCATTGCTCTCCGCTTGCAGAAAGAACGCATGGATGACGCTCTCCTCCCGAGCATGCGCGAATACCGCAATACGTTTGGTATCACAGAAGAACTCCTCGAATGCGCTAAGGACAAGGTCATCATCATGCACCCAGGTCCAATCAACCGCGGCGTGGAACTCGATTCCGACATCGCCGATGGCGAACATTCTGTAATTCTTGATCAGGTGACCAACGGTGTCGCCGTCCGTATGGCCGTTCTCTTCCTTTTGGCTGGAGGTCGCAACAATGAAAATGCGTAA
- the pyrR gene encoding bifunctional pyr operon transcriptional regulator/uracil phosphoribosyltransferase PyrR, with protein MNDNCKKVSELLTAQTMEFALDEMAAKIAKMHPSADNMIVLGMASRGIPLAKKLTERLSQKFGKPIEMGSLDATYYRDDFHYRKKVATEMRFTEMPASVEGKTVILVDDVLYTGRSALAAMRSILDLGRPAAIRLCVLVDRGHRELPIAPDCAGLTVETARNQEVRVAIEPIDKENSVYLVEVEA; from the coding sequence ATGAACGATAACTGCAAAAAAGTAAGCGAGCTTCTTACGGCGCAGACGATGGAATTTGCGCTGGACGAAATGGCGGCGAAGATTGCGAAGATGCATCCGTCCGCCGACAACATGATTGTGCTCGGCATGGCTAGCCGTGGTATTCCGCTGGCAAAAAAGCTCACCGAGCGTCTTTCTCAGAAATTTGGCAAGCCTATCGAAATGGGTAGCCTCGATGCCACGTACTACCGTGACGACTTCCACTACCGCAAGAAGGTGGCGACTGAAATGCGCTTTACCGAAATGCCTGCTTCTGTGGAAGGCAAGACGGTCATCCTCGTGGATGACGTGCTCTACACGGGTCGTTCGGCTTTGGCTGCTATGCGTTCCATCTTGGACCTTGGTCGTCCGGCGGCTATCCGCCTTTGCGTGCTCGTGGACCGCGGGCATCGTGAACTTCCGATTGCGCCGGATTGCGCAGGCCTTACGGTCGAAACCGCTAGGAACCAGGAAGTCCGCGTGGCGATAGAACCTATTGATAAAGAAAATTCCGTTTATCTCGTAGAAGTGGAGGCGTAA